In Chitinophaga sp. HK235, a single window of DNA contains:
- a CDS encoding HNH endonuclease, with translation MRPVNKGTAADNGYAYNSNSIINFSRTKFAAAALALVLTDTPTAARCSTFLLSIIDIPKANLTADQKLLKEGIKERFSGMFQSAAIPLFTRLGAYCSFCGNIISTYIEVEHCVPKAIYPFFTVTWDNFLAACGPCNQLKGNKPLRALVQIWLQQEGNNNPTEQDYYDCIRERHYVWADLDELSYRDLPSDLWYFSVSNNTWVLVPAPGNTDINNTVTSTDVGRREIYANINLMGTMVNRKVEVKIRSNTNPSLHGQELIDLCQLNRIGDLSNTSDRRLFSRTQAYFTALQVMRTFSVAIGNQQIFDLLWPNYLAQAKSSGFYSVFLRLLDNYYDPSGTPLNQRFVTETNNAFYFPNTNTIALP, from the coding sequence ATGCGACCAGTTAACAAAGGAACTGCTGCAGATAACGGCTATGCATATAACAGCAATTCCATCATCAACTTTTCCAGAACTAAATTTGCAGCTGCAGCCCTTGCACTAGTACTCACCGATACGCCTACCGCTGCAAGGTGTTCTACTTTTCTGTTATCAATCATAGATATCCCCAAGGCAAACCTCACTGCTGATCAAAAATTATTGAAAGAGGGAATAAAGGAACGTTTTAGTGGGATGTTTCAAAGCGCTGCAATACCTTTGTTCACCCGACTAGGGGCTTATTGTTCCTTTTGCGGAAATATCATTTCTACTTACATTGAAGTGGAGCATTGCGTTCCGAAAGCCATTTATCCCTTCTTCACTGTTACCTGGGATAACTTTCTGGCAGCATGTGGCCCCTGTAATCAGCTAAAGGGCAATAAGCCACTAAGGGCTTTAGTACAGATTTGGCTGCAACAAGAGGGCAATAATAATCCAACAGAACAAGACTACTACGATTGTATTCGAGAACGGCACTATGTATGGGCTGATCTGGATGAATTATCCTATAGGGATCTCCCGTCAGATCTCTGGTACTTCAGCGTTAGCAATAACACATGGGTATTGGTACCGGCCCCAGGAAATACTGATATCAACAATACGGTTACTTCAACTGATGTTGGCCGTAGAGAGATTTATGCTAACATTAACCTGATGGGTACCATGGTTAACAGAAAAGTAGAGGTAAAGATACGCTCTAACACAAATCCGTCCCTACATGGTCAGGAGCTTATTGACTTATGTCAGCTTAATCGTATTGGCGACCTCTCCAACACCAGTGACAGAAGACTTTTTTCCCGTACACAGGCCTACTTTACCGCCCTGCAGGTGATGCGCACATTTTCAGTTGCAATAGGAAACCAACAGATCTTTGACCTCCTATGGCCTAACTATCTCGCGCAGGCCAAGTCCAGCGGCTTCTATTCCGTTTTCCTACGATTGCTTGACAATTATTATGACCCATCAGGAACACCACTGAATCAGAGATTTGTAACAGAAACCAACAATGCCTTTTATTTTCCCAATACGAATACCATTGCACTCCCTTAA
- a CDS encoding outer membrane beta-barrel family protein yields MKQLFLMLCCLGMAIPAFSQTYTLKGKIISVTTKEPVIGATVLLQSQKDSTRKFHATAGPDGNFNLTLAAGNYTLQTRALNYTTYSRTIVMQNNTDLGYISLTDNVKQLSTVQVQGEKSTLELKTDKKVFNVGKDILSRGGNANDILNNVPAVNVDIQGNVSLRDNQNVRILINGKPSMQTQNNGLSQIPAANIEKIEVITNPSSAYEAQGSAGIINIILKKNASLGFNASLQAGLSSPRNNSVNLNASYKTQRLNLFTNIGYRDQAVLFTEEMIRVNKNPYNQLRQTNRFDLNNDNVNVYLGTDFYLNEQNTLTASYYRTKRRNNDTNDFLYHYSNIHGTQDSTISRFEKYREPQIFNELELNYTRIFKQPGRKWTTYVQYDFWNDDENQDIRQSNTQPGSDMVSIITRDIESSKDIYLQSDYKLPLKSGQLEMGVRGQWRAIRSEYSAAQDGKLLDDNNNKLFYDENIYAAYTQYSRKWQQLDAQLGLRSELSGIHISDREQTTDKRKQYIDLFPTLHLQYGFKNEWSLQASYSRRINRPKFWQLNTFEGLSDQRFLQRGNPNIDPMYTNAVELALLKKTEKISVNPGIYYQYTTNYFGSVIEPQGDGNFVKTWANMGNEHRYGLDMTTTYNPYTWWRLSWDINWYSYSQRGEYAGKTYAADNTTWFTTLRSGMRFPKVVNIDGSFTYRGRRQEVQVTVSEQYRANIGLSKDLFGDRMSLSFSINNIFNSNIYEQEMDVPAYSLYYLSRQNGVVYTGNVVYRLNRKKGQTDRMPAEK; encoded by the coding sequence ATGAAACAGTTATTCCTGATGCTTTGCTGCCTTGGCATGGCAATCCCGGCTTTCAGCCAAACCTATACTTTGAAGGGAAAGATCATTTCCGTTACCACCAAAGAGCCTGTCATCGGCGCCACTGTATTACTGCAGTCACAGAAGGATTCCACCAGGAAATTCCATGCCACTGCGGGCCCTGACGGTAATTTCAACCTGACCTTAGCGGCTGGAAACTATACACTTCAAACCCGGGCATTAAATTATACCACCTACTCCCGCACTATAGTAATGCAAAACAATACAGACCTTGGATACATCAGTCTGACCGATAACGTGAAACAATTGTCCACCGTGCAGGTACAGGGCGAGAAATCAACCCTGGAATTAAAAACAGATAAAAAAGTATTTAATGTGGGGAAGGATATTCTGTCAAGAGGCGGTAATGCAAACGATATTCTGAATAATGTACCGGCTGTCAATGTTGATATACAGGGAAATGTATCCCTGCGCGATAACCAGAACGTAAGAATCCTGATAAACGGGAAACCTTCTATGCAAACGCAGAACAACGGCTTATCACAAATTCCTGCAGCAAACATTGAAAAGATCGAAGTGATAACAAACCCCTCCTCTGCTTACGAAGCACAGGGCAGTGCGGGTATTATCAATATAATACTGAAGAAAAATGCATCGTTGGGATTTAATGCCTCCCTGCAGGCCGGCCTTTCCAGTCCGAGGAACAACAGTGTCAACCTCAATGCCAGTTATAAAACACAGCGACTAAATCTATTCACGAATATTGGATACCGCGATCAGGCTGTATTGTTTACAGAAGAGATGATACGCGTCAATAAAAACCCTTACAACCAGCTCCGGCAAACCAACCGCTTCGACTTAAACAACGATAACGTGAACGTCTATCTTGGAACGGATTTTTATCTCAACGAACAAAATACATTAACAGCGAGCTACTACCGTACCAAACGGCGCAACAACGATACGAATGACTTTCTCTATCATTATTCAAACATACACGGGACTCAGGACAGTACCATCAGCCGTTTCGAGAAATATCGTGAGCCGCAGATATTTAATGAACTGGAGTTGAACTATACCCGCATTTTTAAACAACCGGGAAGAAAATGGACCACTTATGTACAATACGATTTCTGGAATGACGATGAAAACCAGGACATCCGGCAATCCAATACCCAACCCGGTTCAGATATGGTCAGTATCATCACGCGCGATATCGAAAGCAGTAAGGATATTTATTTGCAGAGTGATTATAAACTGCCCCTGAAATCGGGTCAGCTGGAGATGGGTGTCCGCGGGCAATGGCGCGCTATACGCAGCGAATATTCCGCTGCCCAGGACGGCAAATTACTGGACGACAATAACAACAAACTTTTTTACGATGAAAATATTTACGCCGCCTACACCCAATACAGTAGAAAGTGGCAACAACTGGATGCCCAATTGGGTCTGCGAAGTGAGCTGTCCGGCATCCATATCAGCGACCGTGAACAAACCACCGATAAACGCAAACAATACATCGACCTGTTCCCTACCCTGCATTTACAGTACGGTTTCAAAAATGAATGGAGTTTACAGGCCAGTTACAGCCGCAGGATCAACCGACCGAAATTCTGGCAGCTCAATACCTTCGAAGGCTTGTCAGACCAGCGTTTCCTGCAGCGCGGCAACCCTAATATCGATCCGATGTATACGAATGCCGTGGAACTGGCCTTATTGAAGAAGACAGAAAAAATCAGTGTGAATCCTGGTATCTATTATCAGTATACGACCAATTACTTTGGATCCGTGATTGAACCACAGGGCGATGGAAATTTTGTGAAAACATGGGCCAATATGGGAAATGAACACCGCTATGGGCTTGACATGACCACCACCTACAATCCTTATACATGGTGGCGCCTATCCTGGGATATAAACTGGTATTCCTATTCCCAGCGTGGTGAATACGCCGGTAAAACATATGCCGCTGATAACACCACCTGGTTTACAACACTGCGTTCCGGCATGCGGTTCCCCAAAGTCGTGAACATCGACGGGAGCTTTACCTACCGTGGCAGACGACAGGAAGTACAGGTAACAGTATCAGAGCAATACCGCGCCAACATTGGACTCTCCAAAGACCTGTTCGGCGACCGGATGTCACTTTCCTTCAGTATAAACAACATCTTCAATTCCAATATTTACGAGCAGGAGATGGATGTTCCGGCGTATTCACTTTACTACCTTTCCCGGCAAAATGGGGTCGTTTACACCGGCAATGTGGTGTACCGGCTGAACCGGAAAAAGGGCCAGACAGACCGTATGCCAGCGGAGAAGTAA